From Toxorhynchites rutilus septentrionalis strain SRP chromosome 2, ASM2978413v1, whole genome shotgun sequence, a single genomic window includes:
- the LOC129766118 gene encoding uncharacterized protein LOC129766118 — translation MENAKISGSIPLSIRKLVVRDVNNGQTHREVAKHYEISKITVSKLMNNMKTFGSVVDRSGRGRKPKTDARTDKKIIREVKKNPKITIRKIQEELRRTVRRCIQAKECHSKIAVRRPFTSQVNKAKRLKFAKEHVDKPLEYWKTVLWTDESKFELFNRKKRDRVWHKSGEELQNRHIQGTV, via the coding sequence ATGGAGAACGCAAAAATTTCCGGTTCCATTCCATTGTCCATCCGGAAACTGGTTGTTCGTGATGTCAATAACGGCCAAACGCACCGGGAAGTGGCCAAGCACTACGAAATCAGCAAGATAACGGTATCAAAATTAATGAACAATATGAAAACGTTCGGATCGGTGGTGGATCGCTCGGGAAGAGGACGGAAGCCCAAGACAGATGCCAGGACGGACAAGAAAATCATTCGTGAGGTGAAGAAAAACCCAAAAATTACGATCCGGAAAATACAGGAAGAGCTCCGTCGTACTGTCCGTCGCTGCATCCAAGCGAAGGAGTGCCATAGCAAGATCGCAGTGAGAAGGCCTTTCACTAGCCAGGTGAATAAGGCTAAGCGGCTCAAGTTCGCCAAGGAACACGTCGATAAACCGCTCGAATACTGGAAAACAGTGTTGTGGACCGACGAATCCAAATTCGAGCTGTTCAACCGGAAGAAGCGGGATCGTGTGTGGCACAAGTCGGGTGAGGAGCTCCAAAACCGCCATATCCAAGGAACAGTTTAG